A single Lolium perenne isolate Kyuss_39 chromosome 6, Kyuss_2.0, whole genome shotgun sequence DNA region contains:
- the LOC127310033 gene encoding uncharacterized protein: MFKAFDAESETFNLQKDQPSITIKGVDVEEIFGLKDKAADGLDIDTILYEDGEYAENDIPSRFLNKSTGSLSIDGLISDAIKSGLADDDFLRRAVLVALGTVLAPQSSSTVPLEYWTIVKYVSRLKKMNFNGFTRSYLINNIKKLRSEHEMVQWPRGNLALLQYIYYEKVHPTGSQLTSSKPLMRNWTEEEASKRDNIEYQHGRGTGLIDDDISANHRREVIHTPDVPPRSKRKQSKRAKASGSSMKTPGSVDDSRMEVMVEQILIKLTNHIDTSISKHMDKFADVSAQKVLKMLNAKGVAYRAGKADMSDDEDQEVEDKKEGAASTPSHGGLPPKDFMDNDDIKSDGTASFLNSVKDQHDDELEDASKKSEPMDDSNFVTPTDKKKTANAGYTTPAPKHGDTPEVPIIIDDKAIPESSCSATIDLTLPDALEEFDSLNTICRKVIESGKKEEKKDDVCGKKEEKKEDVSGKRKRKAPRKLSSPSIVMTENCPKRSKTVYENEDGAVARAEFLKPILDRGWLCGTVIECYLAELRLKLKDRTICPAWRANSIVENRPRRQRWKKKNLDTTDIAEMSSCYERCELEYFGTNKAYFSVHISKCHWVTVVMHSDKKEFQVLDSLWRLEQSKDFVEKLREEILKDVEFANNEISTKKYPDVSKWEIKRYPIPMQSDTNSCGLFLLACMEHWDGDELTAEFSQETINKNRNMTAAKIIMAESNMHEKAKKDILDIAAKARA, from the exons ATGTTTAAGGCATTTGACGCAGAGTCAGAAACATTCAACTTGCAAAAAGATCAACCCTCGATTACTATAAAAGGAGTCGATGTGGAGGAAATTTTTGGTCTGAAGGACAAAGCAGCAGATGGGCTGGATATTGACACCATCCTTTATGAGGATGGGGAATATGCAGAAAATGATATACCATCTCGTTTTCTGAACAAGTCCACCGGCAGTCTGAGTATTGATGGATTGATCTCGGACGCAATCAAGAGCGGATTAGCCGACGATGACTTCCTTCGAAGAGCTGTTCTTGTGGCCCTTGGTACAGTTCTTGCACCACAGTCCAGCTCAACAGTTCCATTGGAGTATTGGACAATTGTTAAGTACGTGTCACGTTTGAAGAAAATGAACTTCAATGGTTTCACACGTTCTTATTTAATTAACAATATAAAGAAACTGCGAAGTGAACATGAGATGGTGCAATGGCCCCGCGGCAACCTAGccctgcttcag TATATTTACTATGAAAAAGTGCACCCAACTGGTTCACAATTGACGTCATCAAAGCCGTTGATGAGGAACTGGACAGAAGAAGAGGCGAGTAAGAGAGACAACATTGAATACCAACATGGACGAGGAACAGGCTTG ATTGACGACGACATATCTGCTAACCACAGAAGGGAGGTGATCCACACACCTGACGTTCCTCCAAGATCAAAGAGGAAGCAAAGTAAAAGAGCTAAAGCTTCAGGTTCTAGCATGAAAACGCCAGGTTCAGTGGATGATTCAAGAATGGAGGTCATGGTTGAGCAGATTCTGATTAAACTGACCAATCACATAGACACATCAATAAGCAAACATATGGACAAATTTGCAGACGTATCTGCTCAG AAAGTCCTAAAAATGCTTAACGCGAAAGGAGTTGCGTACAGGGCAGGCAAGGCTGACATGTCTGATGACGAAGATCAGGAGGTGGAAGACAAAAAAGAAGGAGCGGCCTCCACACCTAGCCATGGCGGCCTTCCGCCTAAAGATTTCATGGACAATGACGACATCAAGTCAGACGGCACTGCATCATTTTTGAATTCAGTTAAGGATCAACATGACGATGAATTGGAAGATGCAAGTAAGAAGAGTGAGCCGATGGATGATTCGAACTTCGTGACACCCACCGACAAGAAGAAGACTGCTAATGCTGGGTACACGACACCAGCGCCTAAGCACGGAGACACCCCTGAAGTACCCATAATCATCGACGACAAGGCTATACCTGAATCGTCCTGCTCGGCAACTATTGATTTAACTCTTCCAGATGCATTAGAAGAATTTGATAGCTTGAACACGATCTGCCGAAAAGTGATAGAAAgtgggaagaaggaggagaaaaaaGATGATGTATGTGGCAAAAAGGAGGAGAAAAAGGAAGATGTCTCTGGGAAGCGCAAACGCAAAGCTCCTCGCAAATTAAGTTCCCCAAGCATTGTGATGACCGAGAACTGTCCTAAACG AAGTAAGACTGTGTACGAGAATGAAGACGGGGCTGTGGCGAGGGCTGAATTTCTTAAACCTATCCTTGACCGTGGATGGCTGTGCGGCACT GTCATTGAGTGTTACTTGGCTGAGCTGAGATTAAAATTGAAGGATAGGACAATATGCCCTGCATGGAGGGCAAATTCTATAGTCGAAAATCGACCGAGAAGGCAGCgatggaaaaagaaaaaccttgaCACGACGGATATTGCAGAAATGTCAAGTTGCTATGAAAGATGCGAGCTGGAATATTTTGGCACTAACAAG GCTTATTTCTCGGTTCACATTTCCAAATGCCACTGGGTCACCGTCGTCATGCACAGTGACAAGAAGGAATTTCAGGTGCTAGACTCGTTATGGCGCCTTGAGCAGAGCAAGGATTTTGTGGAAAAGCTG AGAGAAGAAATCTTGAAGGACGTCGAGTTTGCGAACAATGAGATATCAACAAAGAAGTATCCAGACGTTTCGAAATGGGAAATTAAAAGATACCCAATACCTATGCAAAGTGATAC GAACTCATGTGGACTGTTCCTGTTAGCATGTATGGAGCACTGGGATGGAGATGAACTAACGGCCGAATTTTCGCAG GAAACGATAAACAAGAACAGGAATATGACTGCCGCCAAAATTATAATGGCAGAATCAAACATGCACGAGAAGGCGAAGAAGGATATCCTTGACATCGCGGCGAAAGCACGTGCGTAA